The window CCGGACCCGGGGGTGACTCAGGAACGCCCGCTCCACCTCGTCGCACTCGACCCGGTGGCCGCGGACCTGCACCTGGGTGTCGTTGCGTCCCAGGTAGACCAGGTTCCCGTCGGTGCCCCACTTCACCACGTCGCCGGTCTTGTAGACGACACCGTCGCCGAACGGGTCGGGCAGGAACCGCTCGGCCGTCAGCTCGGGGTTGCCCAGGTAGCCCTTGGCGACCAGCGGCCCGCCGATGTACAGCTCGCCCGCCACGTTGACCCCGACCGGGGTTCGCCGCTCATCGAGCACGTAGCAGCGGCCCGACGGCAGGGCGACGCCGATGTTGCCCTGCCGCACCTGGGACAGCTCCGCCGCGGGCACCTCGGCGATCGTGACGTGGATCGTGCCCTCGGTGATGCCGTACATGTTGACGAACACCGTGTCGAGCCACGGCGCCGACGAGGTCAGCGACGCCAGGCGCGACCAGCTCAGCGCCTCCCCGCCCAGCACCACGTACCGCGGCGGGGAGGACTCGCCCAGGCCGAGGAACGGCGGGAGGACCCGGTAGAGCGAGCCCGGGGTCTGGCTGAGCACGGAGACCCGCTCGTCGCGGACCAGCCGGGCGAGCCGCGCGGGGTCCACCAGGTCGGGCTGCTCGGCGATCACCAGCCGGGCGCCGGTCGTCAGCGCGCCCCACACCTCCCAGACGGAGAAGTCGAACGCGAACGAGTGCGCGCACAGCCACACGTCGTCGGCCGAGGTGTCCAGGCCCGCCGGGGTCGGATCGAACAGCGCGCTCACCCCGGCATGGCCGACCATGACGCCCTTGGGGACACCGGTCGACCCGGAGGTGTAGATGACGTAGGCGAGGTCAGCGGCTTCCGGGAAGGCTTGGGGGACAAGCGAATCCCCGTCGGCGGTGAACACGTCGAGCACAGTGCCCGCGGTGAGCTGCTCGGCCAGGTCGACGGTGTCGGGCTCGGCCAGCATGACCGGGGTCGACGCGCTGCCCGCGATGAGGTCGAGGCGCTGCCGCGGGTACTCGGGGTCGAGCGGGACGTAGGCGCCGCCTGCCTTCCAGATCCCCAGGATGGCGGCGACGACGGCGGGGGAGCGGCGCAGCAGCAGGCCCACCAGGTCGCCTTTGGCCACCCCGGCGGCGGCCAGGCCAGCGGCGACCCGGTCCGACCAGCGGTCCAACTCGCCGTAGGACAGGTCGCGGCCCTGGTGCCGGATTGCCACGCCGGCCGGGTTGCTCTGGGCCTGCTCCACGAACCGTGCCAGGACCGAAGGGTGGCCGGTGCTCACGGGCGGGTAGGTGGTCAGCTGGGCGCGCTCGTCGGCGCCGACCATGCTCGGCTCGGCTTCTTCGTCCACAATGGAGGTGAGGAACGTCAGGTAGTGGTCCAGCAGGGTCGTCGCGGTTGACGGGTCGAACAGCTCGGTGCTGAACTCCGCGCGCAGGAACGGGATGTCGGTCGAGACGTCGAGGGTCACGCCGAGGTCGAACTTCGCCGCCTCGATCTCGACGTCGACCTCGGTGAGCTTCACCCCGTCGAGGTCGGGGAAGGCGAACGGGAAGTTCTGCACGGTGAGCGCGGTCTGGAACAGCGGCGCGTGGCTCAGCTCCCGCTCCCCGGCGGTGGCGTGCACGATCTGCTCGAAGGGCACGGACTGCCAGGAGAAGGCGGACAGCGACGCGGTGCGCGCCCGGTGCACCAGCTCGGTGAACGTCGGCGCGCCGGACAGGTCGATCCGCACCGGCAGGGTGTTGACCAGGCAGCCGACGAGGGCGTCCTCGCCCTCCTCCATCCGGTTGGCGACCGGGACGCCGATGACGACGTCGTCCTGGCCGGTGTAGCGCGACAGCACCGAGGCGTAGGCCGCCAGGCTGACGGTGAACAGCGTGGTGCCGTGGCGCTTGGCCCAGCCGGTGAGCCGGTCGACCAGGTCGGTGTCGACCCGCCGGCGGACGACCGCGCCCGCGCAGCCCAGCACGCTGGGGCGGGGGAAGTCGGTGGGCAGCGCGAGCTTCGGCGCGCCGTTGAGTTCCTTGCGCCAGAAGGAAAGTCCGGCCCGGTTGTCCTCCCACTCGGCGCGCTGGGCCTGCGAGTACCGAAGGTAGGACTCCGCTTCGCCGGGGTACTGGGCGCCCTCGGCGCCCGCCGTGATGGCGTTGTACTCCGCGGCGAGGTCGTTGAGTACCAGGCCGACCGACCAGCCGTCGCACGCGATGTGGTGAATGAGGACGACAAGCGCGTGCTCGTCCGGGCCCCAGCTGCGGATCCAGGCGCGCAGCAGCGGCCCGGTGCCCAGCGTGAAGGGCTTGGCCGACTCGGCCGCCACCAGCTCGCGCAACTGCTCGTCCTGGCTGTCCTGGTCGGTCCACGCCACTGCGCTGACGTCGATGTCCGGTTCCGCGTTCGGCTGGATGTGCTGGTGCAGCACGCCTTCGGCGACCTGGTACGTGGTGCGCAGCGAGTCGTGCCGGGCCACCACGCGCCGCAGCGCGTCGGTCAGTGCCGTGACCCGCAGCTCGCCCTCGACGCGCAGCGCGAAGGCCACGACGTACGCCGGGTTGCCGGGTTGCAGCTCGTTGAGGAAGTAGAGCCGTTCTTGTGCGAACGACGCGCGACCGGTGAGGACCATAGGTCAATCATGTGAGCGGGGCACTCCCGTCGAACAGGTCATTCATCTCCGGGACATCCGGGAAACTCTCCCCGTTCACCGGGAATACTTGTGGCCGAACAAAAGCAACCCGGGTGGCGCCGAAGTCATCGGCGCCACCCGGGCTCTTGGGTGAGGTAGTTCAGCCGTACAGACGGATTCAGTCGGACTCAGGCGGACACTGTGGACAGTTCCGCGGGCTCGGGACTCGACGCCGCCAGCTTGCGTTCGCTGCGCCGCGCGGCCGGGGCGATGAGGGCCGACGCGACGAGCACGACGGCGGCGATGGCCACCCAGCCCCAGAAGCCGAACGCGATGACGATGCCGGAGAGAATCGCCGGGCCGATGATGTTCTGGCTGATCACATGCAGGTCGAACGCGCCAAGGTACTCACCCTGGGCGTGTTCGGGGGCCAGGCCGAAGCCCAGGCCCCAGGCCGAGGCCGACTGCATGATCTCGGCGACCGAGAGCACCAGCACCGCGGCGATGATGGCGCCCGACACGAGAATGACGTTGCTGTTCAAAGCGGTCACGGCCACCGTGAGGCAGCCCGCCGCGAGCCAGTAGCCCGATCGTCGGGCGATGCGGGACGCGCCCAGCACCGTCTCGGCGCCCTTGCTGGCCCGGACCTGGAACAGGATCACGAAGACCGTGTTGAAGATCAGCAGCAGCGGGACGACGAAGTGCGGCATCGAGGTGCGGGTCAGCGCCCACAGCGGCAAGGTGACCAGGACGATGGTGACGTGCGAGGCGAGCACGGTCGAAACCCCGATGACACCGAGGAAAGGCAGGTCGCGCACCGCGGCGAAGCGGCGCAGTCCACTCGGGATCGGCTTGGCCTCACCCTCGGGCAGCCGGGTCACCAGCACCGCGGCGGCGATCATCAGCACCGCGGTGGTCAGCGGGATCATCACGAGCAGTCTCGGGCTCAGGGCGGCGGCCGCGGCGACCCCGATGCCGAGGCTGAAGCCGATGTTGAACACCGACCGCATCATCGCCTTGAGCCGGACCCGCTCCTCCGGTGGCACGAGCGTGCCCAGCAGCGCGCTCGTGGTCGGACTCGTGCCGTACTCGACGAAACCGACGCACATGACGAGCACGTAGAACGCGATGACGTTGTCCACCAACGAATACAGTGAGAACCCGACCGCGAGGGTGACGAACAGGATGCTCAGCAGCCTGCGCCGGTTCATTCGGTCGGCGACCATGCCGAACGCGATGGACGAGAGCAGTCCGGAGAAACCCGCGGCGGACAGGCCGAGGCCGACCTGGCCCGCGCTGAGGCCGACGTGCAGCGTGAAGTACACGACGCTGCCGCTGATGAACACGCCCTTGCCGATCGATTCGGCGAGCCGGATCGCGATCAGCTTGCGGCGCAGCGAATCAGCCGGGATGAACCGGGCGGAGAGGGTGGCGAGACGGGACAGGGGCATCGGTACACGTCCTGTGCTGAGGGAAACGGTGGAGTCAATGCTGCGGGTGCCCGCGTCCCGGCGGCAGGGTGCCGCGACACCCGAATCGGGAAGATCGCCCGACTGTCCGGGTGTGCGGCACCCGCCACCGGGAACGCGCTTCTGCTATGCGGTCAGTACTCGCCGCGGCCGAACGCGGCCAGTTCCGCGCGGTGGCCGGGGTTGCTGACGTGCGTCGCCCCGATCGGCGCGGTCACCCGGCACCACGCGTCGAGCCGCTGGACGTCGATGTCGGCCGCCGCGGCCAGTTCGTCGCGCCGCCGGACCATCTCCGCGCGGTCGAGTCCTTCCAGGACGTAGTCGACGGCGTCGAAACAGGGGTCACCCGCGCAGGCCATCGGGTCGATCGCGACCAGGCCGCGGGTGTCGTCGGTCAGCACGTTGCCCAAGTGCAAATCGCCGTGGAGCAGGACCGTGTCGGTGGGAACGGCCAGCAGTTCGTCGCGCAGCTTCCGGGACGTGGTGAGGTCGGCGCCCCGCTTGGTCGCGGAGTTGAACAGCACGTCGATCCAGTCCGCGAGCTTGCGCGGCGCGCTCGCCGGGTCGCCCGCGGAGTGCAGGTCGGTCAGGAACGCGGCGTACTCGGCGGGGGAGGGCGGCACCGGCAGCTTCTCCACCAGGGCACCGGGATGCACGGCTTCCAGGAGTACCGCCCCACGTGCGGCTTCGAACACGGCGGGCACCCGGCCGGAGGCCGCGAACTGGCGCAGCATCTCGGTTTCCTCGCCCACGGCGTACGCGTCGGGGGAGAGCTTCAGGATCGCGTCCCCGGCCGGGGACTTGCAGCTGAGCACGACCGAGGAGTTGCCGGACTTGAACTCGGCGCCGAGCCGCAAGTCCCACTCGCTGACCAGTGCCGCCACCCGGTCCGGGAGGCCGGGCACCCATCTGTGCGTCGCCTTGCCGAACCGGGGTTCCAGTCGGGCGGTGATGGCGTCGAGATCCAACAATGTGGTGACTCCTAGGAATTCGCGGCGGCGCCGGCCGGGACGCGGCCCGCCGACAGGGGATGGGAGTGGGCCTGCCCGGTGGCGGGCCGAGGGATGTCGCGCACCAGCTCCAGCGGCGCCCGGCCGCGGATCGCGGCCTTGGCCAGTTCGACGGCTTCCATCCGGCTGGCCACGTGCAGCTTGTTGAAGATGGTGGAGATGTGGTTGGCGATCGTCTTGGGAGACAGGTGAAGCTGCGCGGCGATGCCCGCGTTGCGCATGCCGGACACCATGAGCTCCAGGACGTCCTGCTCGCGGGCGGTCAGCTCGGGAAACAGGTCCTGGTTGCGGGCCGCCCGGCTGCCGATGCGGTTGATCAGCTGGTCGGCGACCCTGGGCCCGAGGACGGCGTCGCCCTGGGCGAGACCGGTGACCGCGCGGATGATGCCGCCGTCGTCGCAGCTCTTGAGCAGGTAGCCGCGGGCTCCCGCGCGCAGCGCGGCGACCACGGTGTTCTCGTCGTCGACCGCGGTGAAGACCAGGACCGCCGTCGACGGCGAGGTCCGCAGCACCTCGCGGATGGTGGCGTCGACCTG is drawn from Actinokineospora alba and contains these coding sequences:
- a CDS encoding non-ribosomal peptide synthetase translates to MVLTGRASFAQERLYFLNELQPGNPAYVVAFALRVEGELRVTALTDALRRVVARHDSLRTTYQVAEGVLHQHIQPNAEPDIDVSAVAWTDQDSQDEQLRELVAAESAKPFTLGTGPLLRAWIRSWGPDEHALVVLIHHIACDGWSVGLVLNDLAAEYNAITAGAEGAQYPGEAESYLRYSQAQRAEWEDNRAGLSFWRKELNGAPKLALPTDFPRPSVLGCAGAVVRRRVDTDLVDRLTGWAKRHGTTLFTVSLAAYASVLSRYTGQDDVVIGVPVANRMEEGEDALVGCLVNTLPVRIDLSGAPTFTELVHRARTASLSAFSWQSVPFEQIVHATAGERELSHAPLFQTALTVQNFPFAFPDLDGVKLTEVDVEIEAAKFDLGVTLDVSTDIPFLRAEFSTELFDPSTATTLLDHYLTFLTSIVDEEAEPSMVGADERAQLTTYPPVSTGHPSVLARFVEQAQSNPAGVAIRHQGRDLSYGELDRWSDRVAAGLAAAGVAKGDLVGLLLRRSPAVVAAILGIWKAGGAYVPLDPEYPRQRLDLIAGSASTPVMLAEPDTVDLAEQLTAGTVLDVFTADGDSLVPQAFPEAADLAYVIYTSGSTGVPKGVMVGHAGVSALFDPTPAGLDTSADDVWLCAHSFAFDFSVWEVWGALTTGARLVIAEQPDLVDPARLARLVRDERVSVLSQTPGSLYRVLPPFLGLGESSPPRYVVLGGEALSWSRLASLTSSAPWLDTVFVNMYGITEGTIHVTIAEVPAAELSQVRQGNIGVALPSGRCYVLDERRTPVGVNVAGELYIGGPLVAKGYLGNPELTAERFLPDPFGDGVVYKTGDVVKWGTDGNLVYLGRNDTQVQVRGHRVECDEVERAFLSHPRVRSCAVAAEGDTLVAFVSGDLGTDADRELRAHVRTLLPGYMVPSRIAVVAAIPLTAHGKVDTRRLLAETVVPAPRAALSAGTSLEERIRRIWVDVLGNPDVGLHDNFFDLGGHSFALITMQERMAREGLEISVTDLFRSGTVAACAAQFQPAAATLPQVHVKERRAGRVLLAERRRRSGGGDHG
- a CDS encoding MFS transporter, with product MPLSRLATLSARFIPADSLRRKLIAIRLAESIGKGVFISGSVVYFTLHVGLSAGQVGLGLSAAGFSGLLSSIAFGMVADRMNRRRLLSILFVTLAVGFSLYSLVDNVIAFYVLVMCVGFVEYGTSPTTSALLGTLVPPEERVRLKAMMRSVFNIGFSLGIGVAAAAALSPRLLVMIPLTTAVLMIAAAVLVTRLPEGEAKPIPSGLRRFAAVRDLPFLGVIGVSTVLASHVTIVLVTLPLWALTRTSMPHFVVPLLLIFNTVFVILFQVRASKGAETVLGASRIARRSGYWLAAGCLTVAVTALNSNVILVSGAIIAAVLVLSVAEIMQSASAWGLGFGLAPEHAQGEYLGAFDLHVISQNIIGPAILSGIVIAFGFWGWVAIAAVVLVASALIAPAARRSERKLAASSPEPAELSTVSA
- a CDS encoding aminoglycoside phosphotransferase family protein, translating into MDLDAITARLEPRFGKATHRWVPGLPDRVAALVSEWDLRLGAEFKSGNSSVVLSCKSPAGDAILKLSPDAYAVGEETEMLRQFAASGRVPAVFEAARGAVLLEAVHPGALVEKLPVPPSPAEYAAFLTDLHSAGDPASAPRKLADWIDVLFNSATKRGADLTTSRKLRDELLAVPTDTVLLHGDLHLGNVLTDDTRGLVAIDPMACAGDPCFDAVDYVLEGLDRAEMVRRRDELAAAADIDVQRLDAWCRVTAPIGATHVSNPGHRAELAAFGRGEY
- a CDS encoding LuxR C-terminal-related transcriptional regulator, encoding MELARVTVVLADEQPIVRRGLIALLSRSSEITVVGEASTTREVTRLAAVHRPDVLVIDAELPGSQVDATIREVLRTSPSTAVLVFTAVDDENTVVAALRAGARGYLLKSCDDGGIIRAVTGLAQGDAVLGPRVADQLINRIGSRAARNQDLFPELTAREQDVLELMVSGMRNAGIAAQLHLSPKTIANHISTIFNKLHVASRMEAVELAKAAIRGRAPLELVRDIPRPATGQAHSHPLSAGRVPAGAAANS